The genomic segment cctgcctctctgcctgcttgtgatctctgtcaaataaataaataaaatcttaaaaaaaaaaaaaaatccaggatgtTGGGACTGTGTTCAGGCGGTTTTGTTTAGGAAAGGTAAGCCCTTCAACGGAGCACTTCTGTGGGTTGTGTAGTAAGGATAGTGCAGGCAAGTAGTTCTTGGTCAGACCCAGGTTCATCCATGGGGCACAGCCTCAGGTAGGTTTTGGAAGTTTTACCTTTGATCCATTTCCCTCTTCCGTTTCCTGCCATTGGCCAGGAAAGTTCTTGTTGCCTTCGCCCATGACTGTGTGCATTTTTTTCAGGGGCAGACGTCCATGCCAGAGACCCCCGCCGTGGGATGTCGCCCCAGGAGTGGGCTGCTTACACGGGCCGGTTGGAGGCCGTCCGCCTCATCCAGAGGCTGTTGGAGCGACCCTGCCCGGAGCAGTTTGGGGAAAAGTACAGACCAGAGCTGCCGCTGCCCCCGGAGGCCACTCTGAAGCCCACGGGCTCCAAAAACTGCTTGCAGAGGCTCACGGAGCTTGTGCGGTCCGTTCTGACCTCCCGCTCACGCCAGGGCCTGGAGGATGGGGGCGTCCTGGACCACATGGTCCGGATGACCACGAGCCTGTACAGCCCCGCCGTGGCCATCGTCTGCCAGACTGTGTGCCCCGAGAGCCCCCCCTGTGTGGGGAAAAGGCGGCTGGCGGTGCAGGAGATCCTCGAGGCTCGCGGGAGCCGGGCCGCGCGCGCCCGGGAGAGTGACAGGATAGAAGGCTCTGAGCAGCCGGTCCGGACCTCGCAGGCTGCGGGGGTCTCCAGAGAGGGGGCGCCGCAGGCCAGCCTCCCGGCCCCGCACCTGCCGGGGGCCCCGCGGAGGGCCAGCCTCCTGCCCCTGCAACTGCTGCGAAGGAGCAGCGTTCGGCCCGGCGTGGTCATCCCCCGCGTGCGCATCAGCAAGGCGCCCGCGCCCACCTTCCAGCCCGAGCGCGCCTCCGCCAAGGGCAGCACCAAGGACAGCGCCCACCTGCAGCTCCCCAAGTGGCGCTACAAGGAGGCCAAGGAGGAAAAGCGCAGGGCCGAGGAGGCGGAGAAGcagcgggcggcggcggcgcagaaggagaagcgggcGCCCTCCTGGAGGAAAAGGACGTGAGGGCTGAAGCgtgtgaggtgggggaggaggcggTGGGGCTCCGCGCTGGGAGAAGGACGGCGCCCTCCTGCCCTCACCCCTCCCGGAGCGCCGCGCCACCCTGCAGGTCCCCAGCCGGGGGCCCAGACGCGCTGCACCGTTGAGTGATTGGGGCAGGGCACCAGTGGATTAGCCTAAAACCAGTTCCCCTAGAGATCAGTACACCTGGCCGGCAACTCTGCCCCAGAGCCTACCTTTTGAACCTCACTTGAGAAATTTAgaagaattttgtatttttaattatgatcAAATTTGCAGCATTTTACTGGTGATGGGCTGTTTGTATTTAAGACGGTTTTAATACATTTGCCCGAAGACCCTTTGTTTAGCATACTGTTTCTGGCAATAATTATTTGTGATATCTCTGATTTCATACGGAATTCGTGGaagtttccctttcttctgttgggcatgcATGAGCATTATATGTTCTCACGGATTTCATGAAGTGATTCTGAACATTTGTTTCTATCCAATGGAGGCATTTCCTTTTCCAGCAAAATGATGACATGAGACAGGAGAATCAGACGTTCTCGTATCTTATTTTATAGCTCTCTTACTTAGACGgtaataataacaaagaaaaacctGTTCTCAAAATATAAAACCAAGCAGAGAGAAG from the Mustela nigripes isolate SB6536 chromosome 12, MUSNIG.SB6536, whole genome shotgun sequence genome contains:
- the ANKRD33B gene encoding ankyrin repeat domain-containing protein 33B, which encodes MVLLAGPGPEGGGARRVSPQTPSPPRDAQTGDDPADYEEYEDFSCLPDTRSIASDDSFYPVGGEEEYGTANAESVPEGVPEEATLLRAACANDVGLLRALVRRGPSAEEVQETDRNGRTGLIVACYHGFVDTVVVLAECPHVDVNWQDSEGNTALITAAQAGHATVTNYLLNYFPGLDLERRNAFGFTALMKAAMQGRTECIRALMLAGADVHARDPRRGMSPQEWAAYTGRLEAVRLIQRLLERPCPEQFGEKYRPELPLPPEATLKPTGSKNCLQRLTELVRSVLTSRSRQGLEDGGVLDHMVRMTTSLYSPAVAIVCQTVCPESPPCVGKRRLAVQEILEARGSRAARARESDRIEGSEQPVRTSQAAGVSREGAPQASLPAPHLPGAPRRASLLPLQLLRRSSVRPGVVIPRVRISKAPAPTFQPERASAKGSTKDSAHLQLPKWRYKEAKEEKRRAEEAEKQRAAAAQKEKRAPSWRKRT